The DNA sequence TCCACGGGTAGTACATGAGCTCGAGGCTCGCGCCGGTCAGGTTGCGCCACGCGTTCTTCGACGGCTGCCAGACCTGGGGAATCAGGTTCTTGCTCGTGTCCTCCTTGGCGCCTCCGATGACCAGCATCTCCCCGTTGGGGAGCGTGGTGACGGTGGGGTACCAGCGGCCGGCGTTCATGTTCGGCAGCCGCGTCCAGGTGTTGGTGAAGGGGTTGAAGATGGTGGCGTAGGGGAGCCCCGAGTCGTCCGTGATGTGCCCCCCCGCCACGAGCAGGCGGCCGTCCGGCAGGAAGGCATGCCCCGCGCAGAAGATGTTGTAGCCCGCCTTGGGGAGGGCCGTGATGACGTTGGTCTGCGGGTCCCACAGCGTCGGGTTGTCACCGTCCGCGAACTCGGAGAAGAACATCACCTTGCCGGTTGGCAGCAGGTGGGTGTGCACCGCGGAATAGGGCCAGTTCTGGACGGGCGTCCATTGACCCGCGACCGCCGGGTCCAGGGACTGTGCCCCGGCCGTCGCCGTGAATGCCCATACAGCCATGACTGCGAAACGCCACGCACGGAACAGCACAGTCCACCCCCCGTGTATTGGTTGCGAGTGCGAGCCATCGTAGACAAGCGCACTGCGTACACCATCGGCTCTCCAGGCAGGAGCAACGACGCCGGGCGGACAGTGACGCGGCGGAGGACGTTCAGCGCGGCGTGATCTTGAGCAGTCGGCCGTTCGGATCGTCCGTGAGCAGATAGAGCGCGCCTTCGGGGCCCTGCACGACGTCGCGGATGCGGGCGTTCCCCGCGGGGTGCATCCGCTCCTCGCCTTGCACCCGGTCGTTCTTCATCACCAGCCGCACCAGGGCGTGACCGGCCAGCCCGCCAATGAAGAAGTTGCCCTTCCACTCCGGGAAGAGGTTCCCGGAGTAGATGGTCATCCCGGAGGGAGCGATGACCGGATCCCAGAAGTAGACCGGCTGCTCCATGCCCGGGCCCTGGGCGCTCTGATGGATGGGCGCGCCGGAGTACTCCCTGCCGTAACCGATGGTGGGCCAGCCATAGTCCTTGCCCGCGCCAATGAGGTTGAGCTCGTCGCCGCCAAGCGGCCCCATCTCCACCTCCCAGAGGCGGTTCTGGCTGTCGAGCGCGGCGGCCAGGACGTTGCGGTGGCCCAGGGAGTAGATCTCCGGCCGTGCGTCGCTGCGATTCACGAAGGGGTTGTTCGCGGGCACCGTGCCGTCAGGGTTGATGCGGACCGTCTTCCCGAAGTGGCTGTTCAGCTTTCGAGCCTGGACGCGGCCCGGGAGGATGGAGCGCTCCCCCAGGGTGACGAACAAGGTGCCGTCGGGATGGAACACCAGGCGCCCCCCCGCGTGCATCGTCGAGTCGAGCGTGGGCTTCATGCGGAAGATGATCCGCAAGGCTTCAATGCGGGGCTGTGCGCCTTCCTTGAGCTTCCCGCGCCCCACCGCGAGCCCGTTGCCGGCCGCGCGAGGCTCGTAATAGGTCCAGAAGATGAGGCGGCTCGTGGCGAAGTCGGGCGAGACCTCCACGTCCAGCAGGCCGCCTTGATCCCTGCCATCCACGGGGGGCAGGCCGGCGATGGGCGGGGACTTCACGCCCTCGGGCGTGACGATGAAGAGGTTGCCGGTGTGCTTCTCCGTCACCAGCATCCGCCGGTCGGGCAGGAAGGCGACGGCCCAGGGGTAGTTGAAGCCCGAGGCCACCTCCGTGACCTGATAGCGGGTCTGTGACGTGACGGCGGGGGCGTTCGTCTGGCCGGGGAAGGCCGGGGGGAACTGGGACGCCGTGGGAGAGGCTTGTGGCGAGGCGCCCTCGGCTGGACCCGGGACCGGAGCGCCGCTCGGGTCCGTGGGCGCCACGGACTCCTGTCCTCGCGCTGGCCCCGCGAAGGACAGGAGGGACATGAAGGCAAGGGTCATCAGGGCGGCGCGCAGGCGCATGGGGCTCTCCTCTGGGGGCGGCTGGTGGATCGCGCGGCAGCTAATCACCGCGAGCGCGACGCGCGGCCCAAGGCCTCATGCCGCTGTGCGTGTCCGAACACGCGCGAGCCGGGGAGCCGCCCTGGAGGGAGGGGGCGCTCCCCGACAGTGTTCACTGTCAAGAGCGCGCCCTGGACCTGGGTTCACCGAGCCATGGCGCGAGAAGCGCGAGCCCGTGCGAGCCGCCATGCGAGGGACGTGCTCAGCGCGGCGATGGCGGCCTTGAGCACCCCTCCTGGAACGAAGGGCAGGAAGCCCTTGTGGAAGGCGGTCGCGAGATCGAGCGAGGCCGCCACCTGGAGCCAGCCCATGCCGATGCACAGGATGACGAGCTGCCCCACGAGGAAGACGGCCACCGCCGTCCACGGCCGCCGGTCGAGCCCGCGGCGCGCGGCGAGGCCCACGAGCCAGGCCGCGGGCAGGAAGGCCACCAGGTAGCCCCCCGTCGGTCCGACGAGCGAGCCCCAACCGCTGGCCGCCTTCGCGTAGAACGGCAGACCCACCGCCCCCAGCAGGAGATAGACGAGCTGCGCGGCCATGCCTCGCCCGGGCCCGAGCGCCGCGGCCGTGAGCACGACCGCGAGCGTCTGTCCCGTGATGGGCACCGGTGAGCCCGGCACCGCGATGGCGACCTGCGCGAGCACCGCGGTGCAGAGCGCCGCGCCAAGCACGAGCGCGCCCTCGTGAACGCGCGTGCGCACGAAGGCGTCGGCCAGGACGCGAGGGGGTGGAGGACTGGCGCTCGCGCTCGAGTCGCGTGACGACGCCGGGGGAAGTGAAAACACGGACCGATGCTCAGCGAGGACGAGGTCCGTTGCAAGGCGCGAGACCCCGCCAGTGAGGCGTCCGTGGCCCCTCCGGGACAAGAAGCACCGCACGGGGGACGCCCTGACTGTGTTTCGCGCAGCTAGGATGCGCGCATGCCTCTGACCCAGACCGAGTTTCTTCCCCGCGCGGAGGCCACCCTCACCCGCCTTGACGGGGCCGTCCTCGACGCGCTCTCGCACCATGGCGAGCCCACGGTCGAATCGCTCGCCCAGGTCTTTGACGAGGAGGATTCGCTGACGCCCGCGTCGCTCATCCAGGCGCTCTGCCCCGGTCCCCTCTCGCCCGTTGGCCTCGCGGCCCTGGTGCTGCGCGAGGTCCTGGCGCCCGAGGACGCGGTGCTCGACGGTTCCGTCTCGGAGACCCGGGTCGTCACGGGCAACGCGCGGGCGCCTGGCTCGCTGCTCGTCACCCGCCCTCTCATCGTGCTCGGCGACCTGGAGGTCGCGGGCGTCCTGGAGGACCAAGGGCCGGACTCGACCCTCGTGGTCCTCGGCCGTTGTTCAGCGTGGGGGCTCCAGACGTCGGGCAACGTCCTGGTCCTCGGGGACCTCCAGGTCCGGGATGTCATCCAGGGCGTCTACAACGACGACAGCCTCGTGGTGGCGGGCGACCTCAGCACGCGCTTCCTCGATGAGAATGATCACGAGGTGGCCTGTTACGGGCAGGTCCACGCCGAGCATCACCTGGAGAATGGACGCTCCGGGGACGACGCCGCCTCGCTCGCGTCCACCTTCCTCCTCCCCGCGCTCTGGGACCTGGACCTTGGAGAGATCCACCACGACGCACTCTTCGAGCGCATCCGACGAAGCGAGCCTGCCTTCACGGACGCGCCCCAGCCCCGGCAGACGCGCGAGCCGGACGCCCCCACCGCCGAAGAGCTGGAGGGCCTCGACATCGAAGGGATCGCGGCCCAGGCGTCGAAGAAGGCACGGGCGAAGCATGTCATCTACGCGCAGCGGAAGACCGGCGAGGTGTGGCTGCTGAGCCCGGGCAACTTCCCCCTGCAGATCTTCGACGGCAAGCAGTTCTTCGGGAAGGACGCGCCGCCAGCCCTCGACGTGAAGCAACGCGCCTCGGAGCGCGCCACCTTCTGGCGCAAGCGGGGCGACCTCTTCCTGGAGCTCGAGCGCTTCGGCGCCGTCATCCAACTGCACGCGGGCACCAACAACGGGTCGATGAGGACGTTCCGCTTCGCCTTCGGCACCGCCGACGCGGCCGTGCTCGAGCTGCGACGGCTGGAGGCCCGCTACGAGGGAGACTTCCTGCGCGTCACGTCTGAGATTCCCGGCCGGGGGCCGCTCGAACGGGAGTTCGCGAAGCACGGCGGGCCCAAGGCGGAGTACACGTCCGCCATCGTGCAAGGGGCGACCCTGATCACCCGCGACGGTTCGCAAGAGCGCTTCGGCGACGAGGCCTCGGCGCGGAGCGCGCTGGAGGACTGGATCGCCGGGAAGCGGCAGGCCGGGTTCGACTTGAAGGTCCTGGAGTGGAGCCCTTCGGGCCTCCTGGGCAAGCGCTGACCTGACGCAACTGGACCTGGGTCTCTCTTGAATCCATTCTCATACGCATTCGAGAAAAATTGGATAGAGCAGAAAATATCTTCACGTTCTCCTTGGCAACCTGTACGGAGCGCCCCCGCACCCTCACAAGGATTGCCACTTCCGCCATGATCCGGTTTTCCACTTTCGCCATCGTCGCCGCGCTCGGCCTGAGCGCTTGCAGTGAAGAGGATCCCCTCCCGCCTGTTGAGAAGACGCGAGAGGAGCGGGTCAATGAGCACATGGAGTCGCTGCGCGGCGACGCCACGGCGCTCGGGACCTTCCTGTTCGACATGCCCAAGGGCGGAGACCTGCACAGCCACACCTCCGGCGCCATCACCACCGAGAAGCTGATCGCGTGGGGCGCGGAGGACGGCGCCTGCGTGGACACGACGACCTACGTCGCCAGCAACCCGTGCGCGGCCGGCTCGGTGCCCCTTTCCCAGACGGAGAGCGACCGCGCCCTCCGCGACGCCGTGATGAGCGCCTGGTCCATGGAGAACCACCCCGGACCCCTGCTCGCCGCGCACCAGCACTTCTTCGACGCCTTCGGCAAGTACGGCGCCGTGCAGCTCGACTCCCGCAATGACGACAGCTACGCGGACATCCTGTCGCGCGCGGGCAAGCACCACCAGATCTACGTGGAGCTGATGCAAGGCTTTGGCGCGGGCCGGGGTGGCAGCCTGGCCACGCCGCTCTTCACGTCCACGGACGTCTGGGACAAGCCGACCCTGCTGGCCAAGCGTCAGCAGCTCATCGCGCTGCCGGACTTCCAGAGCGCGCTGACGGCGCAGACCACCAGCATCGCGAACACGCTGAAGGGCGCCCGCCTCCTGATGGGCTGCGATACGGCCCAGCCAGACCCGGGCTGCGGCGTGGAGGTGCGCCTCATCGTCTCCGCCAACCGCACCGCGGACCGGACGAACGTCTTCGGGCAGTGGGTGTATGCCTATGAGCTGGCCCAGAAGGTGCCTGAGATCGTCGGCGTGAACCTCGTGTCGCCGGAGGAGAACGCCAACTCCCTGGCCTTCTACCAGGATGAGATGTTCGCCCTGGGCACGCTCGACGACTTCAACGACCAGGAGGTCGGCCGCAAGCTGGTCCACGTCTCGCTGCACGCCGGGGAGCTCATCCCGGCGGTGCTCACGGCGCAGGACCAGCAGCACCTGAACTTCCACATCCGGGAGGCCGTGGAGAAGGCCCACGCGGAGCGCATCGGCCACGGCGCGGACGTGCTGGGCGAGACGGCCGGTGACGGCGCCGCGGACCTGCTGCGTGACATGCACGACGCGGGCGTGATGGTGGAGATCTGCCTGACCTCCAACCGCGTGCTGCTGGGCATGTCGGGTGAGGCGCACCCGCTGGCCGCGTACCTGAAGAACAACGTGCCGGTCGCCCTGTCGACCGACGACTCGGGCATCCTGCGCGGCGACATCACCCAGGAGTACGTCGCCGCCGCCACCGACCAGCGGCTCGACTACAAGACGCTCAAGCAGATGGCGCGCGCCAGCCTGGAGCACGCGTTCGCTGAGGGCGACAGCCTCTGGGCCGCCCGGGACACCTTCACCAAGACCGTGGAGGCCTGCGTCGCCGACAAGCCGGAGCAGGGCACGGCCTCCGCCCGTTGCGAGAGCTTCCTCGCCGCCAACAAGCGCGCCGCGTTGCAGTGGAAGCTGGAGCTCCAGCTGGCCACCTTCGAGCGCGGCATCGCCCCGTAAGGCAGCGCCTTCGCGCCTCCACTCCGGGGGCGCGAAGGCAGTGGCCCCAGGAGCGGGCCGGGCCTGGAGCTCGCGAGGGACGCCCCTCGCCGCTCCCCTCCCCTGCCCACGTCCTCGAAGTGCCGAGACTCCAGCGCTCCGCCGACGAGCGCTGTCCGCTCCGGCCAGCGAAGGGCCGAACGATGAATGATGTCTCCTCCTGGGTCGGAGGCATCGTGCGCGCCGCTCCGCCCGTCAGGGCGTGGGGGTGAGCCGGGTGGGCCTTCCAGAGAGTCCCGCGCCAGGCCGGGGCAGCGGGCTTCTCGTCACGCGGCCTCGTTTCCTTCCGGCGAGACCACCGCGACGACGTGACGTGCGGGCACCTGCGCCCCGACCGTGACGTTCAGCGCCGTGACGACGCCATCGGTCGGCGCGACGAGCGACGACTCCATCTTCATCGCTTCGAGCACCACCAGCACGTCGCCCCGCTTCACGGTCGCGCCGACCTCGGCGCTCACCCGGATGATGCGGCCGTCCATCGGCGCGCGCAGGCGGCCATCGCTGGCCCGCTCGCGCTCGGAGGGGGGCCGGAAGGAGACGTCGCGGAGATGGCGCGTGACGCCATCGAGCGAGCACCACAAGGTGCCTCCCGCGCGCCGGTACCCGAGCGCGCGGCGCCTCCCCGCCACTTCGACCTCGGCGCTTCCGGCGGAGAGCCAGCGCAGGGCGAGCGTGACGCCGGCATCGCCGACGCGGACCTCGTACTGCTCTGGCGCGACAGGCCGCACCGAAGCGCGGAACTCCCCTGCCCCGTCATTCAACACGACCGGCACCGGCAGGGCCTGGGAGCTGCTCCAGCCCGCGAGCGTCGCGTCGAAGCCTCCGCGCTCCGCGAGCGCCATCGCGTCGTCGTGGAAGAGCAAGGAGGCCAGGACGGCCTGCTCCTCCGAGGACGCCTGTCCCTGCGCGCGCAGCGTCTCCGGGGGCATGTGCGCGCCGACGAAGCCCGTGTCGTACCGGCCGGAGCGGAACACCTCATGCGCCAGGATGTGCTGGAGGAAGGTTCCATTCGTCGTGACGCCGAAGGCCGTCAGCTCCCGCAGGGCCGCGGCCAGCCGTTCACGCGCCGTCTCGCGGTCCGGCCCATGCGCGATGAGCTTCGCCTGCATGGAGTCGTAGAACGGCGTGATGTCCTGGCCTTCGCGGACGCCGTGGTCGACGCGGACGCCCTCCCCCGCCGGGGGAACCCACGCGAGCAGCCGCCCCGTCTGGGGAAAGAACCCGTTGGCGGGATCCTCCGCGCACAGGCGCACCTCGATGGCATGGCCACGGAAGGTCACTTCCGGCTGCGTCAGCGGGAGCGCATCGCCGTCGGCGACCCGCAGCTGCCACTCCACCAGGTCCAACCCCGTCACGAGCTCCGTCACCGGGTGCTCGACCTGGAGGCGGGTGTTCATCTCCATGAAGAAGAAGTCGCCGTTCGGCGCGAGCAGGAACTCGATGGTGCCTGCGCCGCGATAGCCGATGGCGCGGGCCGCCTGCACCGCCACGGCCCCCATGCGCTCGCGCAGCGCCGCCGTGACGGCCGGAGACGGACTCTCCTCGACCACCTTCTGGTGACGCCGCTGGATGGAGCAGTCCCGCTCCCCCAGGTGCACCGCGTTGCCGTGCGCGTCCGCGAAGACCTGCACCTCGACGTGGCGCGCCCCCTCGATGGCCCGCTCCAGGATGAGCTCGCCGTTGCCGAAGGCGTTCGTGGCTTCCGAGCGCGCGGAGCGGATGGCGTCCAGCAGCGCCCCCGGCTCGCGGACGAGGCGCATGCCGCGCCCACCGCCGCCCGCCGCCGCCTTCACCATGACCGGGAAGCCGATGCGCTGGCCCTCGCGGACCAGGGCCTCGTCGTCGAGCGATTCGCCGGGGCGGGCCGCTTCGTAGCCGGGAATGCACGGCACGTCGGCGGCCTGCATGCGCAGCTTCGCCTGCCGCTTGTTCCCCATCAGCTCGATGGCCTCCGCGGGCGGCCCGATGAACACGAGGCCCGCCTCCGCGCACGCGCGCGCGAAGTCCTCGTTCTCGGAGAGGAAGCCGTAGCCGGGGTGGATGGCGTTGGCCCCGGACGCCTTCGCCGCGGCGAGCACCCGCTCGATGGAGAGATACGACTCCCGCACGGGCGCGGGCCCCAGGCGCACCGCCTCGTCGGCGAGCCGCACGTGGGGGGCGTCCCGGTCCGCGTCGGAGAAGACGGCGACCGTGCGCAGGCCGAGCCGGCGGCACGTCCGCAGCACGCGCACGGCGATCTCTCCCCGGTTCGCCACCAGCACCTTGTGAATGCGCTTCATGGTTCCCTTCCCTACAACCGGGCGACGCCGAAGGTGTTGGGTGAGAGCGCGCGGCGCGAGGACTCCTCGCACGTGGCCAGGACGAACCCCAGCACCCGCCGCGTGTCCCGAGGGTCGATGACGCCGTCATCGAACAGTCGCGCGCTGCAGTTGAAGGCATCCGACTCGCGCTCGAACTGCTCCACGAGCGGCCGCGAGAACTCGCGCATCGCCTCCTCGTCGAAAGGCTGGCCCGCGCGCCGGGCCTTCTCGGCGGAGACGATGGACAGCACCTTCGCGGCCTGCTCGCCGCCCATCACCGCCGTGCGCGCGTTCGGCCAGGCGAAGATGAAGCGCGGGTGGAAGGCCCGGCCACACATCCCGTAGTTGCCCGCGCCGAAAGCACCGCCCAGCAGGATCGTGACCTGGGGCACGGTCGCGTTGGCGACGGCCTGCAACATCTTCGCGCCGTGCTTCACGATGCCCCCCTGCTCCGACTGGGTGCCCACCATGTAGCCGGTCGTGTTCTGGAGGTAGACGATGGGCGTCCGCGCCTGGCAGCAGAGCTGGATGAACTGCCCCGCCTTCGTCGCGCCCCTCGGCGTGATGGGCCCGTTGTTGCCGATGATGCCCATCGCCCGGCCCTCGATGCGCGCCCAGCCGCACACGGTGAGCGCGTCGTAGTCGTCCTTGAAGGGGGCGAAGTCCGAACCATCCACGAGCCGCGCGATGACCTCGCGGCAGTCGTAGGGCCGCCGGTGGTCGCCGGGCACGACGCCGCAGAGCTCCTCCGCCGCGTAGCGGGGAGGCTCGAAGGAGGAGCGCGTGGGCGGGGGTTGTGCGTCATTCCATCCGAGCGACGCGACGATCTCCCGCGCGATGCGGATGCCGTCGGCGTCGTCCTCGGCGAGGTGGTCCGCGGTGCCAGCCACGGTCGCGTGCATCTCCGCGCCGCCCAGCTCCTCGTCCGTGGCGACCTCGCCCGTGGCCGCGAGCAGCAGCGGCGGGCCGGCCAGGAACACCTTCGCCTTCCCCCGGACCATGACGACGTGGTCGGAGAGCCCCGGGATGTACGCGCCCCCGGCCGTGCTGGAGCCGTGGACGACCGTGACCTGAGGGATGCCCGCCGCGGACAGCTTCGCCTGGTTGTAGAAGGTCTCCCCGCCCGGGATGAAGATCTCCTGCTGGTAGAGCAGGTTCGCGCCGCCGCTCTCCACGAGCGACACGACCGGCAGCCGGTTCTCGAGCGCGATCTCCTGCGCGCGCAGCGCCTTCTGGACACCCCAGGGCGTCGCGGTGCCCCCCTTCACCGCGGAGTTGCTGACGAACACGAGGCAGCGCACACCGGAGACGAAGCCGATGCCAATGACGGTGTTGCCCCCGGCCAGCGAGCCGTCGCTGTCGTCGTGGTGCTTGTAGCCACAGAGCGTGGAGAGCTCGAGGAAGGGCGAGCCCCGGTCGAGCAGGAGCGCCAGGCGCTCCCGCGGCAGGACCTGCCCGCGCTGCTTGAACTTCTCGCGAGCCAGCTGTTCGGTGTCGCGCGACTTCTGCTCGATGGCGCGCAGCTCGGCCACCCGGTCGAGCAGCTCCTTGCGCTGCGAGGTGAAGGTGGCGGAGGCCGGGTCGATGCGGGAGACGAGCGTCGGCACGTCACTGCTCCTTCGGGCCGTCGAGGATGCTCGGCGCGGCGGCGAGGTGGAAACCGTCATACGGCTTCGACTTCGAGTGCTCTTCCAGCGGGAACACCTTCGTGTTGCAGGACGCGCCCCCGTCGATGCGGATGACCTCGCCGGTGATGAACGCCGCCACGTCGGAGAGGAGGAACACGATGGCGCCGCTCACCTCCGCCTCGGTGGCGAGCCGGTGCAGGGGGACCTGCCGACGCAGCAGGGGGATGAGCGCGCGGACCCCCGGGTCCTCGTACGTGTCGAGGCCACTGGAGGCGACCCAGCCGGGCGCCACGGCGTTCACGCGGACCCCGGAGGAGGCCCACTCGACGGCGGCGGTCTGCGTGAGGTTGAACATGCCGGCGCGCGCCGCGCCCGAGTGCCCCATGCCCGGCATGCCGTTCCAGGCGTCCGCAAGCATGTTCACGATGGCGCCGCCATGCTCGCTCATGGACTGCGTGAAGACCTCGCGCGCGACCAGGAAGCCCCCGGTGAGGTTCGTCGCGACGACCGCCTCGAAGCCCTTCTTGGAGATCTGCGAGAGCGGCGAGGGGAACTGGCCGCCCGCGTTGTTCACCAGCCCGTGGATCCGGCCGCGAGCCTCGACGACGGCGGCCACCATCGCGCGCACCGCGGCCTCGTCGCGGATGTCGACGGCGTGCTGCGTGGACGCATGGCCTTCGGCGGAGAGCTCTCCGGCGACGCGAGCAAGCTTCTCCGGCTTGCGGCCGACGAGGACGACGTGCGCGCCGAGCGAAGCGAGCTCATGCGCCGTGCACCGCCCGATGCCACTTCCAGCGCCGGTGACGAGGATGGTGCGGCCCGCGAAGGCATCCGGGGCGAAGACTGAACGGTATCCCATCGTGCGTTCTCCTCAGCCCCGCGCCTTGCGCGGCAGGGTGCCCATGGCCTTGCTGATGATCCCCAGCATCACCTCGTCGGCTCCGCCGCCAATGGAGCCGAGGCGCAGGTCGCGGTAGGCCCGCGCGACGTCGTTGTCCCAGGTGAAGCCCATGCCGCCCCAGAACTGAAGGCACCCATCCGCGAGCTCCCGGGCGAGCCGGCCCGACTTGAGCTTGCACATCGAAGCGAGCTTCACGACCTCCGGGTCGTCCTTGTTCTCGATGTACAGGTCGACGGTCCGGTAGATGAGGGCTCGGAGCGCCTCGACCTCCGTCTGGAGTTCCGCGAGCTTGAAGTGCACGGTCTGGTTGTCGAGGATCGACTGTCCGAAGGCCTTGCGCTGCCGCGTGTAGTCGGCCGTCTGCGCGATGAGCCGGTCGAAGGTGGCCAGGGTGCTGGCCGCCACGAAGAGCCGCTCCTCCTGGAACTGCTGCATCTGCATCACGAAGCCGCGCCCCTCGTCGCCGACGCGGAAGCGCACCGGCACGCGCACGCCGTCGAAGAAGAGCTGCGCCGTGTCGGAGGCCCACATGCCCAGCTTGCGGATCTTCGAGCGCGTGATGCCGGGGCTGTCCATTGGCACGATGATGAGCGACTTGTTCGCGTGCGCCGGCCCGTCACCCGTGTTGGCGAGCAGGCAGATCCAGTCCGCCTGCATGCCGTTGGTGATCCACATCTTGCTGCCGTCGATGACGTAGTCGTCACCGTCGCGGCGCGCGGTGGTGGTCACCGCCGCGACGTCGGAGCCCGCGCCGGGCTCGCTCACCGCGATGGAGCAGACGCGCTCGCCAGCGAGCGTCGGCGCCAGGAACTCCCGCCGCAGCGCAT is a window from the Corallococcus silvisoli genome containing:
- a CDS encoding SDR family oxidoreductase, producing the protein MGYRSVFAPDAFAGRTILVTGAGSGIGRCTAHELASLGAHVVLVGRKPEKLARVAGELSAEGHASTQHAVDIRDEAAVRAMVAAVVEARGRIHGLVNNAGGQFPSPLSQISKKGFEAVVATNLTGGFLVAREVFTQSMSEHGGAIVNMLADAWNGMPGMGHSGAARAGMFNLTQTAAVEWASSGVRVNAVAPGWVASSGLDTYEDPGVRALIPLLRRQVPLHRLATEAEVSGAIVFLLSDVAAFITGEVIRIDGGASCNTKVFPLEEHSKSKPYDGFHLAAAPSILDGPKEQ
- a CDS encoding acyl-CoA carboxylase subunit beta; its protein translation is MPTLVSRIDPASATFTSQRKELLDRVAELRAIEQKSRDTEQLAREKFKQRGQVLPRERLALLLDRGSPFLELSTLCGYKHHDDSDGSLAGGNTVIGIGFVSGVRCLVFVSNSAVKGGTATPWGVQKALRAQEIALENRLPVVSLVESGGANLLYQQEIFIPGGETFYNQAKLSAAGIPQVTVVHGSSTAGGAYIPGLSDHVVMVRGKAKVFLAGPPLLLAATGEVATDEELGGAEMHATVAGTADHLAEDDADGIRIAREIVASLGWNDAQPPPTRSSFEPPRYAAEELCGVVPGDHRRPYDCREVIARLVDGSDFAPFKDDYDALTVCGWARIEGRAMGIIGNNGPITPRGATKAGQFIQLCCQARTPIVYLQNTTGYMVGTQSEQGGIVKHGAKMLQAVANATVPQVTILLGGAFGAGNYGMCGRAFHPRFIFAWPNARTAVMGGEQAAKVLSIVSAEKARRAGQPFDEEAMREFSRPLVEQFERESDAFNCSARLFDDGVIDPRDTRRVLGFVLATCEESSRRALSPNTFGVARL
- a CDS encoding biotin transporter BioY codes for the protein MRTRVHEGALVLGAALCTAVLAQVAIAVPGSPVPITGQTLAVVLTAAALGPGRGMAAQLVYLLLGAVGLPFYAKAASGWGSLVGPTGGYLVAFLPAAWLVGLAARRGLDRRPWTAVAVFLVGQLVILCIGMGWLQVAASLDLATAFHKGFLPFVPGGVLKAAIAALSTSLAWRLARARASRAMAR
- a CDS encoding acyl-CoA dehydrogenase family protein; amino-acid sequence: MPQTQEHRAIRQTVRKFVEQELNPHVDAWEAAEIFPAREVFGKLGELGLLGITKPAEFGGLGLDASFSVAFAEELGHCTCGALPMAIGVVTDMATPALARFGSDALRREFLAPTLAGERVCSIAVSEPGAGSDVAAVTTTARRDGDDYVIDGSKMWITNGMQADWICLLANTGDGPAHANKSLIIVPMDSPGITRSKIRKLGMWASDTAQLFFDGVRVPVRFRVGDEGRGFVMQMQQFQEERLFVAASTLATFDRLIAQTADYTRQRKAFGQSILDNQTVHFKLAELQTEVEALRALIYRTVDLYIENKDDPEVVKLASMCKLKSGRLARELADGCLQFWGGMGFTWDNDVARAYRDLRLGSIGGGADEVMLGIISKAMGTLPRKARG
- a CDS encoding acetyl/propionyl/methylcrotonyl-CoA carboxylase subunit alpha, producing MKRIHKVLVANRGEIAVRVLRTCRRLGLRTVAVFSDADRDAPHVRLADEAVRLGPAPVRESYLSIERVLAAAKASGANAIHPGYGFLSENEDFARACAEAGLVFIGPPAEAIELMGNKRQAKLRMQAADVPCIPGYEAARPGESLDDEALVREGQRIGFPVMVKAAAGGGGRGMRLVREPGALLDAIRSARSEATNAFGNGELILERAIEGARHVEVQVFADAHGNAVHLGERDCSIQRRHQKVVEESPSPAVTAALRERMGAVAVQAARAIGYRGAGTIEFLLAPNGDFFFMEMNTRLQVEHPVTELVTGLDLVEWQLRVADGDALPLTQPEVTFRGHAIEVRLCAEDPANGFFPQTGRLLAWVPPAGEGVRVDHGVREGQDITPFYDSMQAKLIAHGPDRETARERLAAALRELTAFGVTTNGTFLQHILAHEVFRSGRYDTGFVGAHMPPETLRAQGQASSEEQAVLASLLFHDDAMALAERGGFDATLAGWSSSQALPVPVVLNDGAGEFRASVRPVAPEQYEVRVGDAGVTLALRWLSAGSAEVEVAGRRRALGYRRAGGTLWCSLDGVTRHLRDVSFRPPSERERASDGRLRAPMDGRIIRVSAEVGATVKRGDVLVVLEAMKMESSLVAPTDGVVTALNVTVGAQVPARHVVAVVSPEGNEAA
- a CDS encoding amidohydrolase family protein yields the protein MIRFSTFAIVAALGLSACSEEDPLPPVEKTREERVNEHMESLRGDATALGTFLFDMPKGGDLHSHTSGAITTEKLIAWGAEDGACVDTTTYVASNPCAAGSVPLSQTESDRALRDAVMSAWSMENHPGPLLAAHQHFFDAFGKYGAVQLDSRNDDSYADILSRAGKHHQIYVELMQGFGAGRGGSLATPLFTSTDVWDKPTLLAKRQQLIALPDFQSALTAQTTSIANTLKGARLLMGCDTAQPDPGCGVEVRLIVSANRTADRTNVFGQWVYAYELAQKVPEIVGVNLVSPEENANSLAFYQDEMFALGTLDDFNDQEVGRKLVHVSLHAGELIPAVLTAQDQQHLNFHIREAVEKAHAERIGHGADVLGETAGDGAADLLRDMHDAGVMVEICLTSNRVLLGMSGEAHPLAAYLKNNVPVALSTDDSGILRGDITQEYVAAATDQRLDYKTLKQMARASLEHAFAEGDSLWAARDTFTKTVEACVADKPEQGTASARCESFLAANKRAALQWKLELQLATFERGIAP
- a CDS encoding PQQ-dependent sugar dehydrogenase, which translates into the protein MRLRAALMTLAFMSLLSFAGPARGQESVAPTDPSGAPVPGPAEGASPQASPTASQFPPAFPGQTNAPAVTSQTRYQVTEVASGFNYPWAVAFLPDRRMLVTEKHTGNLFIVTPEGVKSPPIAGLPPVDGRDQGGLLDVEVSPDFATSRLIFWTYYEPRAAGNGLAVGRGKLKEGAQPRIEALRIIFRMKPTLDSTMHAGGRLVFHPDGTLFVTLGERSILPGRVQARKLNSHFGKTVRINPDGTVPANNPFVNRSDARPEIYSLGHRNVLAAALDSQNRLWEVEMGPLGGDELNLIGAGKDYGWPTIGYGREYSGAPIHQSAQGPGMEQPVYFWDPVIAPSGMTIYSGNLFPEWKGNFFIGGLAGHALVRLVMKNDRVQGEERMHPAGNARIRDVVQGPEGALYLLTDDPNGRLLKITPR